ACCCTCAGTCCCAGGGTGCCTGGGGAGAATTTCTTCAGCCTCTCCTACTTCCAAATGAGGGATTTCTTCATTTGATCAGGAGTTGTGCAAGCTGCCTAAGGTGAGAGGGCACAAGAGGTATGGAGTACCAGGTTGAAGGGTCCCAGAGAGCAGAGGTAATGCCACAGAGCTAAGGTAGGAATAGAGAGAGCGATCAGCATCAAAACAGAAGAATCAGATACAGCAAAAGATGAGGACCTAAATCAGGAAGCCCAGGGCCTCTTAGCACTAAGAGGAGCTTCCTACTCCTGGGGCTGTTGGAGAAAGCGCAAAGAGAAAAATTAGGCCTACAGTGGAAGGGGACTGGGCAGGAAGGTGGGGGTGTGATAAGcgatataagttaaaaaaaaagaagcaaaagaaaactcaacaaattatattaataaataactcAGTGAGTATGGTGGGatgaaaggagaagagaaaaaggagaaagataaGCAAAAGACCTGTTTCATCACAACGCTTAGATCAGTCAGGGGGTAGGAGGGGCATGGGTGAGGACGGGTCAGGGTCAAGGGTGAAGTCAGGTAGCCAGTGGTGGGGGCTACACAACCCAACTGCTAGGGACATGGTGGGGGCAGGGCTAGCCTCCTGCAGGCAGGGCAATGGAGTGGTGGACTGCGGTGGGGCAGGAGGTCACTAGCCCACCTTGTGCTCCCCCCGGACAATGTGGGAAGAGAACTCGTACCGGTCCTGGCTGTGGTAACCACAGATGTTGCACTCGAAAGGGTCTCGGAAGCCGTGGCAGCCCATGTGGATAGTGAACATGACGTGGTCCAGGAAGAGGATGCGGCAGTGCTCGCACTTGAAGGCCTTCACCGGCTCACCACTTTCACCCACCACCCGAAGCACTTCCTTGGAGGGGCCTGGGGTGCCCCGCAGTAACCCCTCCTGTGGCTTGGGGTCCTCTTTGGCGTAGGCAGGACTGGGCCGGCCCACCACAACGGCgggaggaggctggggtggggggccctgAGGGAGTGACACCACCCCGCCAACTCGATCTTCGTGGttgctctctgtatctgtggAGTCCTGGCAGCCATTGCTGGGGGAGGCCCCAGGGTCAGTCAGGGGGCCTCGGGCCCGGTAGAGGAGGGGACCTCCATCAGCTAGATCCTCGGGCCCCTCACCTGCTTCCCGGGACCCCGGAAGCTCCAGTCGGCCAGGGAGGGGCTGCATTTGAGTGTAGACAGAGCTGATGACGGGCGTGAGTTCTGAGATGCAATTGGTGGGCGGGAGGCGGAGGGGACGCAGATGTTCGGCCCCCACGAAGGCCAGAGAACCTCCAAAGCCAGGCTCCAGGCCGTGGTGTGCCACCAGCTCCACGTCCTTCTCATAGCCGCCCGAGTTCACATCGTAGGGGAGGTCTGAGAGGCTGAAGCGCATCTGCTTCTCACCTGCGGAGAGAAGGGTCTCAGGAGGGCTGACTCTGGGTAAGTCCAAGCTCCCCTAGGATTCCTTCTTTGTAGGAATCCTACAAAGATTCCTAAAAAGGATCCTAAAGAATCCTACAAAGGATTCCTGTAAAGAATCCTTTACACCCTCCTTTCCCTGGGGATGGGTGTAACATTATTCACCACCCTTCATTTACCTCCCACAAGGTCAGGTCCTCTGTGGGGCTGCTCCCCAACCCTGGGCTATAATCTTAGAGAAGGACTTGGTCCCAACCCACTGGTCTTGAAAACTTCCTTCCTTCATTGCTCTCCATAAAGAGAGCTAATGGCCAAGGACCCCCATACACACCTTTTCTCTCTGACTCAAAGGGCCCTTCTCCCAGCCCCCATAAACAGAAGTCCTTGCCATTTTCAAAAACTGGAAAAGCCTGACCCCCAACCCTCTCCTCTTACAACCATCCTGAGAGCCCTCAACTCTGACCCCTCTTCCCCTTCGTGAGGGATGTTCTCCTTCTTCACTCCCCCCCGATTCTGGCAATACATTCTGAACACTAAGAGACCACCAGGCTGCTCTCTTCTACCCCAAGCAAATCTCCAGATCCAGCTGGTCTAATAGCCACCAGTGCTCAGATTTAGACAAGTGGTGGCTTCCAGCTGATGTCTCCTCTCCAACTGGACTCTTACCTACAAACTTCTGGGGGGTGGAACGCTTGCGTTTGGTGAGGCTGTTGGCCAAACGATCAATGAAAGTTGGCCTCTCAGAGGATGAGTGCAGCATGGAGTCTGGCACCATCTCCAGGTCCCGTATCTCATCACCTGGTGGGAGGGagcaggagtggggtggggagggcacgACAGGCAGGAGCAGCTGAGCAGGGGAAGCAGAGGCCCAGCTGCctttgcctggagaaaaccagcAGGTCGGTAGCTGAGGAAGGTAATATCGGATGCCTGGGAAATGGCACTCTGCTTACTACACCCCATCTAGAGCTCACTACAGCACATTTCCGGCGATGTGGGGACAATTATATGCATCTGGCCCTTGAGTGCATACCTCCTgggtgctctctctctctcccattagACTGACAACATAGATGAAATCCTCCCTACCTCTGGATCTCCCTGCAGCACCCACCATGGGGCTCTGCACCAACTCGGGTGCTCGGCACATATATCTGTTTCAGAGATCCCATCCCTCTGTGAGGGTAGGTGCTGGGGTCGCCCCTGTCCTGCACTCCTTGATGGTCCTGCCTGCGGCCTCACCTGATTGGCCAGCCAGAGCTTGGGCTTCAGTGCTGAGACTCTGCAGGTAGTTATGGCACCGCTCCTTGTGCTCCTCCAGGGTGCTCTGCTGTTTGTAGCTCCGGCCGCAGTAGTTGCACTTGTAGGGCTTGCCCACCGTGGGGGAGGAGACtgcagaggagagggaagagagggcATTAGAGTCACTGCCTGCTGGTGCTGCAGAATCATCCAGGAGCAGGTATGCACGGGAGTGAGGAGGAAGGGACGTGGCTCAGTTGAGTTCTCTGGCTCATCTTTCTTTCCCCAGCTTCAGTGGCCAGATGGCTGAACCTTGAAGAAGAGAGACAATGCACTgggatgggaggagagagggCACGTGGCTTCGGACTGTTGGTGGGCCTCAAGATGGCCACGTTGCTGTTCAAAGGGAGGAAGGACCCAGGGACTTTGCAGGGGATCATCCCTGGCAGGCAGGCTGGCCCCACCCCAGGATCTCAGAGTCTGGGGCCCAGACTGTGGTTTAACCTTTCCATGTGGCAGGCGGGTGTAAGGGCTGTTTATCAGACAAGGGGATTTTTTTGCTTACGAACTATCTGCTTCAGTTTGGGGGAAACTGGTGGGCTGGGGTGACAGAAATGAGAGCCCTCAGCTCtgccagggtggggaggggcatgTTCACTGAcctttacttatatttttacCTCCATCCCCAGCCTGGTTTTAactgctcagttttctttttcgCTACACTGAGATATACCAAGAGAGCCCCAGAAAAACCATAACTGATACAGAAATtctgagaagagaaaaataaataaaataaccagaGGAAAGTAAAGGGAGAAAACACCAATTTTGGGGGTcttcgttttttttttaaacaaagaagaggttATAAAGATTTTGTTTCCAGTGATGAAAAAAAGGTTGGGAAAACTGAGATCAACACTTCCTTTGAAAACAACTTGAGAGAGGATATTTGTGAAAGTATGTTGCCACTACTGAACAGGGAGACAGGAGAGGGTATCTTCAGGAGGCTGGTAATTACTACTGGCCCCTGCACCTACTCACATACACCTAACCTGGGCCTAGACTAAGTCACCAACTGCCTTTTTGCTCTTTCTTTGTAAACCCAAGCGGCTAGGGGATAAGATGAATGCTGCAGTCCTCGTCCACCCAAGACTCTTGGGGAGACGGTCTAACATCTGGGAGGGGAACTCCCTTTTCTTTCGTATAGTGTGGGCTGTGATAGAAAACATCTCACAGAGATGAGACCCAACAGTGTATCTCTGTCCACCTGTGTCCCTAAAATGTCCTGCACAACAACATCCAGTGTCCTCCCAGCTGGCTTCGCTGTGGTTGGTAAGAATTCTAGGGGGCCAAGCCATCCTTGTTCCAAACCAGCAGGGGGAGCCACCCTTTTCCTCAGAAAAGGAGTCTGACTTGCTCGCACCTGCTGCTCACACCTGCCATTAACTGGATTCCAGCGAGGCTATAGAAAGCTCTGTGATAATAACATCTACCTTGGAATTGTTATGAGAATTACATGAGGGAGGAgacacatataaaatatttgtagatTATAATGCCTGAATCAATAATGATCTTTCTCCCTAGTTCTCCACATACATAGAGAGAAAGAGGTCTCAGTTCCAAAGTAAGAGAAGCTAGAACGAGGTAGGTGGCTGGGGAAATCTGGAACAAGAGGGTGGTGAGGTGATTGTTCTGGCCCTTTAAATCCTGGCCCAGGAGagtttaagaaaagagaaaaaacaaggaaagtttCCAAGGACAGACCCTACTAATCGTTTCCCCTctgcccttcttccttccttttcccaaTCTTGAGCTCCCtccttcctgccagctcagctcctggCCTTTTCCCAAGTCCAATTCAAAAGCTTAAAACTTAAAGGCTTCAAAAGTGCTGCCTGTCCAGCTGATCCAGAAAGATGTTGACTTAACCTGTCTTGGCTGGGGCTAGGAAACCTGGTTAGTCCGGGTCCCTGGCAGTGTTCCCAACACTGACCTCCCGGCACCCTCTGGATTTGCTCTTGCCTCTAGGAAGGTGACGACCTCGTGAGATGGGAAACAGAAATGGGACACTCTTTTCCTAGGCTCCCTTTCTTCTAGTTTTAGAGGCCTGTGGAAATTTACAGGAACCAGCCGGAAGTCTCGGGGAGGACAGACAGAGGTTGCCAGAGACCTCTGGTGTTTGTGCGGGGTGGTGAAGATGGTGACAGGTGTGGGGCTGGAGCACATCAGAGTGGAAGGAGGGGTGTCCCTGGTGCTCAGAAGGGAGGGTGATAGGCCCCAGATGGTTCTGGCATCAGCATGAACGTTAAAAGCCAAGTTAGGGAGGGTGACTATTGACAGCCAGGAATATCACCCATGCTCTTCTTGCTCCATGTCGCAGAGCATGGCAGATGTAAAATATCCCATCAAAGAGCCCCAAATGCCCTGGGGCCTGCTGCTCTGTTCTGGGAGTGCTCTTCCGCCCTCAGTGGTAGACACTGTAACCCTCCAATACTACAGAAGTGGCTGAGCTCTATTTACTGGGTATTCCGGACATGCGGCCTACCCGAGTGTGTGCGGAGGTGGCCAGTGAGTGCGTCGCGCCGGCGGCAGGCATAGTTGCAGAAGGGGCACTTGAAGGGCTTCTCCCCGGAGTGCAGCTTGATGTGACGCAGCAGGTTGCCCTTCTGGGTGAAGGAGGCACCGCACTGGTTGCAGTGGAAGGGCCTTTCCCCTGTGAGGGGAAGAAGAGATCACAGATGAGCGAGGGTAAGGAACCGTGAAGGTTGAACCTAGTCCCTCACCCTCTGCTCTACCCAGCCCAGGGAAGGAAGGTGCTCAGAACACATTTGCAAGGCAGGGcagtgccacacacacacacaaatgctgcTTGAAAAGGACCCCTTGGGTACAGTCTCACCCTGAGAAGTGGACTAGAGGTGTGTGGCAGGGCGAAGGGTACTGGGCCTGGAATGCTGGGCCTAAGACTGTTAGCAAGAACTGAGCCCCACAGGGCCTGCTCTGCCCCAGGAGCCTGGAGCCCAAGATAACTGTGAAGAggcttctgttttcctttatttaaaagcTCATCAGACagggacttcccctggtggtccggtggttaactCAGCGCTTCCATGgtaaggggcacaggtttgatccctggtggggcactaagttcccacatgccaactggcatagttaaaaaaaaacccataagaCAGAAGAGCCCAAACAATACCCTGTTGGACTATAGGATCcttctttttgtaaaaaaaatttatttatttggctgtgcccggTCTTAGTTTCAGCCCTTGGATCTTTGCTCTTCGTTACAACATGTAGGacctttagttgtggcatctctgagttgtggcatgtgggatctagttccctgattagggatcgaacccatgccccctgaagtggaagtttGGAGACTTaacccctagaccaccagggaagtcccctatagGACACTTCTTGAGGCAACACGTCTTCTCCTCCATCACCTCCTGAGACAAACACCAGCTTGCCTTTATAACTACAGTTGAGGAAAGTGCCAGGAAATACAGGTGTTGATGGGAGTCCAGATTTCATCCCCCACCTTTTTTTAGCAGCTAGAAACAGTGCTGGGAGAGACCTCCCCTTCCTCAGACGACCCCGCATGGCCTGGGCCTGGGGCGCCTGTGGTACTCACCCGTGTGGCTGCGCTTGTGCACCATAAGCACATTGGGTCCAATGCAGACCATGCCGCAGACGTCACACTTGAGCTTGCCATTGGGCAGGCGGATGCCCCCCGGGGAGTGAGGCTCCGGCCCGCTTCCATCACAGTAGCCCAGCGGCTCTGACAAGGAGTCTTCCACGATCACACTGtcatccttctccaggagacgcTCATCCGGCCCCAGCAGTCTGCTCGACTCCTCATCACTGTACATCTCCACCTTGATGGAGTTGGCTGGAGGGTGGGAGCGTGTTTAGGATAGAGACAGACCAAGGAGGGAGCCTGCCCATGGGCCAAAGAGGCCCTCCTTAAGTCCCAAAGACTGTCTCCAAGCCCTGAGACATTCAGGCTTTAAGAGAAGCTGATCTCCTAAGTATCCTGGGTGGTGCTATGGGGTCTTGCTGGGACCTGAGACAACCTTTGtcctcctctcccacccaggAGGCAAACAGGTTTCCAGAGGAAAAAAGTTGGGGTACATGGGATGTCTTCAGTTACTGGGGAGAGGGGGAAACTAAGCGGAGCCTTTTCCTCCACTCTCTTGTCATTAAGGAAGATGTCTGGCTTGGCCCCAGGCAGGAAGCCAGGGAGTAACAGTGGCGGGAAAACGGTCCTAGGAAGATGGAGACGGCGGGCTGAAAAGAGAGCAAAACTGGAAGACAGACATAGCTCACGTTATCCTCCCACCCCATAGGACCGGACACCTCTATTCCCCTCTGTGAAAATCTGGAGGggactggaggagggaggagccatTGAGGAGAGAGCTTTGGCTCTGGCTCTGACCTACATTCCTGGCTATTCCAACCATTTAGAGAATGTCACAGATCCAGGGCCAGCGAGGAGGGGCAGTCATGGGGACCCTGTCTGGCAGGAGACTGGCGGGGGTGAGGAGGGGATCCTTCTCATCTCTATTTCCTATTTAACTCCAGCTCATGACCACTTCCATCTGCTCAGTTCCAGAGTTTCTCTTTGGAGCCTTTACCTTAATCCCACCCGTGCCTCTTTCAATTCCACCCTAGTCACTAGGCAGTGAAGGTTCACCCTCCTCTCAGAAGTCACGGAAACCCTAGACACGGAGCTCCTTAGTGCTGTTAGGTACTCTGGGCCGGAAATCAGAGGGAGGCAGTGAGCGGGAAATGGCTGCCATGGAAGGTGAACTGAGGGCCAGACACACACTGGGtgcccagggcctgggaggcTGGAGGCTGCACTTACCACTGAGGGAGCGGCTGGGAGAAGAGTGCTGGCTGTTGGGGGTGCTCACTGAGGGCCCCACTGGGGCCCCGAggaattccttctccagagatgagTCCCCGCTACCTTGGAGGAGAGAACAAGAAGGAAGGTGAAGCTGCAGCTTGAGCCATTTTCCGTCTACATCTGATCTCTTCAAAGTTCAGTTACATTTCACAAACATTTATCTTGTAGCCACGTACGAGGCAGCATTGTATGTGGGGCACCATACCTGGTGCCCTCGCCAGCCTGGGTGCCCGGTGCTGACTTCCGCGAGCTCAGTGGCTGCGCCTTGCCCACCCTACCTTCATCTAGGCCTGAGGGGAAGAGCATCACTGCCTGACGTCCACAGGAAGCAGGGCTGGGGCTAGGCGGGCCGGGGTGGAGAGGAAAATGGGGGCCTTGCGAGGGAGGCAGTTCAGGACAGACGTTCTTCCCTACTGTTACTCTCCGGAGCCCCCGACACTGGATTCGGGATCTGCAGGAAGGGCAGCTGGAATTGTCCCTGAAtctaatgataataatagtaatcaTAATGATAGCAGCTAACATTAATTGAGtgcttactacatgccaggcatcaTTCTATGCACTTTAAAAGAATTATCTCAttgaatcttcacaacaaccctgtgaagtaAGGGCTGGTATGATctttaattttacagatgaggaaactgaggcacaaaaacAGCTCTgttacttgtccaaggtcacagagctggtagCGGTGGAACCTGGATCTGATCACAAATAGTAAGTACCCGTGTCCTTAACCCTCACCTGTGTAGAGCTAACTGGGAGTCACTGTTTCAGaaggggagacctgggtccatCTCACTCTAAAATCAGCAAAAATGTAGCTATTCTAGAAAACCTCCATCTGATAGTATTCCAATCACATAGTTACTATTTGACATTCCCTTGACAGTGAAATAATCAGTGTATTctcaatatatatgcattttaacTTGTTGACAAATAGCTTTGTAAAAATGCTTTCTATGAGTGTCacgtatgtttttaaaaatcagataacaTACCTGAATATACGAatcatgtctttaaaaaaaaccctcctCCCCACAATCTTCTGCACAAATATACATGTGAAATACAACACACGTAGATAAACACAGACACGGACACATATCACATAGGTAGATAGACATAAAGAGAACATACCTACGGGGATAAACACTGGGCTAGCCGTCTACATTATCTGCTAACATGAACATGCATAGATGTGTGCACACAGGTCTAAATAtggaagacacagagagagagagaaagagagagaaaccctAAAATTCATCCCTAAAGTCCACCTATTAGCACTTTACCCAATTTCCCAGCTATGTACATACTTACTTTCACAAAATAAAGATTCCATTATAAAATGGTTGGAGTCTTGGGCCTGAGGCAAGAAATCCGGAACACACCCTCCTGAGGGATCCCTCTCCAGCTTTGGTCAGTGGGAAGAAAACAACCACTCAGGACTTTGGGACCATTTCCCATTCATCTCCTCTACTAAAAGTCCCATTTCCCCCACTCTAGCCCATCAAAGCCTGAGGACATTCATTCACTACCTATCGAAGAAGCCTTACGGCTTGAAACCGAGGTTCCCCAGCTGCGGCTCTTTAGATGAGCCGTggttatctaaaaaaaaaaaaaaaatgttgccccCTATCAATACCACACACATATCACCAAGTGAGCATCTCAGAGCTGTGGGTTGAGACCTGTAGACTCAGACccagttttaaaatatgtccttttaaCTGAGTAGGGTTGGCTAAGGTTGGAAGGGCTGAAAGGGCTGACTTGTCCTAAATCACTGGATGTTAGTAATGGGGGAAGAACAGGGCTCCGGGGCCTGGTGCTAAGTCCTTGACCCTAAAAGGATGAGTGAGGTTGCTGGAAATCCATCGCTGGCCCCAGCCTACTGGGCTGAGGCTGCCTCTTGGGGCCTGGGGCTTGATATATGGGGAAAACATCCTTAAAGGGATATTTAGGGACAGTAAGGGGAAACGTTCTCTTCAGCTCTCCCTCTTAAGGCCTGGGTACAGGAGGAGCAGGTACTTCCAGGGTCACACCTGTAgttcaagaggctctttgatgCCATTGCCCTCCCTAGGATACAGGTAAGAGGCGAAACAGGCTCAGGCCAGCTTTTATGGGACTAATACCTGAAATAAATCCATTTCAGGGGTTAGAAAGTCTTTGGGGGCTCCAGGGATTTTGAGTTTTAGCCAGATGGTGAAGAGAACAAGAGTCCGATTTAGGAAGTTCAGCAGTTCCTCTCTCGGCCCCAGAAAACCCAGTGAGGGAATTTCAAATGCCTGGGACTCCCGAGAAATCCCAGACTACCAAAGCCGAGAATTAGGGTTGCCCTTAGGTCTCAGAGAAATTTTCTTGGTCAAAGTCATCCTAGGTTGGCTGAATCCAAACCCCCTGGAGGGCAAAGCCAAATCATGAGGTTCACATCAGAGGAACCAGGAGGTGGGTAAAGGGCAGAAaagcaggaaggagagaaaggaactgGAGCAGTGTCCCACCAGCTAGATGTGTTTCCCAGTTGAGGGGGCCCAGCCCTCGGGTCCTGCTGCCCTTCCTCCATTCCTCCAAACAGAGGGAGGAGCCAGCTGTGGGGTCCCAGAGCCTCCACGCTTTTCTGAAGGGACCTCGTCCTAACTGCTTTGCCTTCTTGACCATGGGCTCCAGGGGGCAGGATGCTAGCCCGCTGGCAGGGAAGAGTGGGGACAGGAGCAGAGAAAGATGCCCATCCCCAGCTCTATTGTGGGGAGAAGGCTGAGGCCCCTCGCATCTCAGTTCCAGGTGGAGGCATCTGCTGCCGGGGCACCCCTCTTTACCTAGGTTCTTTTATGACCCATTCCCACCCCAGCCTGTCTCGGCATTTCACCCCAGGCAGCTCTACATCTGTCCCCAAGGCCTAATCAAGATGTCACCACAAGCTCGCACTGACCAAGTCGCAGCCTTTGCTTAGCAACACCAAACACCCTTCCCCATCCTCCGCAAGTGTGAGGAGGAACGCCCCCTCCCCCGCTCCACACACAGCCCCCagtcctctccctctcctcaggcTCGGGGAGTTGTTACTGAATTGGCTCCCCAGCCCCAGCAGcagccccccctccccgcccccctccacTAGCCACCTTCTGCCTGAACTTACATTATCCTTCCCTTGCCGTTGAGACCCTGGGGTGCGAGCGCGGCCGCCGCCTTGGAAACGGCGAGCGAGTGCGGGTGGTGTGTGCATGTCTGCGTCTCGGTGGCAGGCAGGGGTGAGCCCAGCCACTCACCTTCCAGGAAGCGTGGATTCCTGGAAGTGAGGGGAACCGCCGTCATTTCGCAGGCAGCGGCAGCGGCTCGGTGAGCAGAGGCCCACGGCTGCAGCCAGCGAGAAGAACTCAGCccagggtgtatgtgtgtgtgtgtgtgtgtatgagtgtgtgtgtgtgtatgagtgtgtgtgtgtgtgtgtgtgagtgtgtgagagagagagagagagagagagagagggtgcgAGAGgtgggggggagagagagagagggagagagcgcAAGCAGCACACGCTTGAAtgtgcctggggagggggctggagagAATGTGTCTGTGCCTCTGGTGGGGGGGTCGCTAGGCTACAGCATCCCTTTCTCAATACGGTGAagggcttggggtggggggtgcacagggagggaggcagatgCTGCTGCCCTCGTGCCCAGCAGACAAAGAGGAACTGCACAACAAATGCCTGAGAGACACAAGAGTGTGtgcaagagagagagggagatgaaTGGGCCCGCGGGGTAGGGGGAGAAAGAGGGGGGCCCCAGGGAAGGCCCAATCCTTTGCCAGCTGGGGAAGACAAGGCCTCAGAGGTCATGGGGCCCAGGACAAGGGGCAGCTTCAAGGCTCCAGATCAGCAGAAAGCCCCTCCCCCACCGAACTCAGGCCCTTgtcttccctccttttcttcctcctccaggagggagGTTGCTCTCCagattggggtggggtggggtgggcgggaCTGACAGCCTCCCCCTTCCCAGCAGCCAGAGGGCCCTGCACAGTCTGATCTCCGGGCTAGTGTTGCACTGTGGCCTGGAGCCCTTTCGGATCCCAGGCAAAGTGCTGGTCTGGtctccccacctcccatcccctCCTGTGCCCCTGGGGCCCCAGCCGCCGACAGCCCTGGATGAATCCGCCCTCCATCAAGACAAGGCCTCGGCTCCCTTCCCTTCCAGAAGAGCTGCTCACGGCCGTGCTGACCTACTTTGGAAGACTAGATTTTCTGATTCCAAGAATTAGGGGATGGGAGGGGCTGGAAAACTTTGGGCTGCCTACCTCTGGACCCCTTTCTGCCAAGGTTCCCTTAAACATTTCACAGTACCAGAAAACTTCGAACAAGCACTGCTCAGTCAATTAATTGCATGAGCTGGGTTTGAGCAACTCAGTTTCCCTAGAAAGATAgggagtgggggcggggagaGCATCTGTGTGGTAAACGAATGgactctcctttcttccctctctccccaccccactgccctcccccaaccccagggaATGATCTTTCCAaagaaagagataaggaaggaagaGGTGGACTTTCTGTAATTGGTTCTGTGCGGCGAAAACCTCTTTGGAGAACAGGAGAGATTCCCCCTTCATCAGTTGGCCAGGCAAGGGAAAGTCCCCGGGTATAGAGGCAGAAGAGTGGTGGTGACCCTCCGCCATGCGCTTTAGGGGGTGCACACTGCGACCTCTCCCACCGCTTCCCCATCAGTCCAGGAGAGATGGCTCAGCGCAGGGCAGGGGTGCGGAGGCAGCTCTCAGGAGACCCTCACATGGACTGTCTCAGCCATGTCTGGTCCTGCAGGGGTTGCTTTTCAGAGCTCATGTTAGCCCTTCCTTGACTCTCGGCCTCCCTCCCCCAGTCCCCGTCCCTCTCTATGGTAGCTGCTGACATCTAGAATTCTCAAAACACAGGTGAGTGGTTTCTGGCCTCCACTTTCATTCAAAAACAATCCTTTGCTGAGGACTCTTCTCATCTAGGAAGTGCCAACTTGCTGAAAGCTGGGAAAGCTTGGTTTCATAGCACAGTGATGCTAATACACTCAGTTTTCTTCTAATATCCAACGTTCTCCAGGGATAGGCTGAAAAGTGCTCCGTGGGTATTTCCTCAGCCAGCTTCCCAGTTTCTCACTTGCCTGCCTTAGGGGAGGGACTAGTTTTCCTCTGAGTGTCCTCAGCTCCAAGGCAGGGTCCTGAGAACAGGTGTTGTCCAGCATGTAGCAGGTATCAATGCCTGTACCAATCCCAACTCCTTCCCTCCTTAAGTGAGAAAGGGGTCAGAGTCAACTTCTTACTTTGACATTATGTGGGTGCTGCCAATAACTCTCATATGTGTATCTGGTCCATCTTGCAATCTCCCTTTTTATCCATTTTAGGGATATTAAAGTATCCCTAAAAGCCATCCATACTACAAGCTGGGATCTCTTCTGCC
This window of the Bos taurus isolate L1 Dominette 01449 registration number 42190680 breed Hereford chromosome 5, ARS-UCD2.0, whole genome shotgun sequence genome carries:
- the IKZF4 gene encoding zinc finger protein Eos isoform X3 encodes the protein MDIEDCNGRSYMSGSGDSSLEKEFLGAPVGPSVSTPNSQHSSPSRSLSANSIKVEMYSDEESSRLLGPDERLLEKDDSVIVEDSLSEPLGYCDGSGPEPHSPGGIRLPNGKLKCDVCGMVCIGPNVLMVHKRSHTGERPFHCNQCGASFTQKGNLLRHIKLHSGEKPFKCPFCNYACRRRDALTGHLRTHSVSSPTVGKPYKCNYCGRSYKQQSTLEEHKERCHNYLQSLSTEAQALAGQSGDEIRDLEMVPDSMLHSSSERPTFIDRLANSLTKRKRSTPQKFVGEKQMRFSLSDLPYDVNSGGYEKDVELVAHHGLEPGFGGSLAFVGAEHLRPLRLPPTNCISELTPVISSVYTQMQPLPGRLELPGSREAGEGPEDLADGGPLLYRARGPLTDPGASPSNGCQDSTDTESNHEDRVGGVVSLPQGPPPQPPPAVVVGRPSPAYAKEDPKPQEGLLRGTPGPSKEVLRVVGESGEPVKAFKCEHCRILFLDHVMFTIHMGCHGFRDPFECNICGYHSQDRYEFSSHIVRGEHKVG
- the IKZF4 gene encoding zinc finger protein Eos isoform X2, whose amino-acid sequence is MHTPPALARRFQGGGRARTPGSQRQGKDNLERDPSGGCVPDFLPQAQDSNHFIMESLFCESSGDSSLEKEFLGAPVGPSVSTPNSQHSSPSRSLSANSIKVEMYSDEESSRLLGPDERLLEKDDSVIVEDSLSEPLGYCDGSGPEPHSPGGIRLPNGKLKCDVCGMVCIGPNVLMVHKRSHTGERPFHCNQCGASFTQKGNLLRHIKLHSGEKPFKCPFCNYACRRRDALTGHLRTHSVSSPTVGKPYKCNYCGRSYKQQSTLEEHKERCHNYLQSLSTEAQALAGQSGDEIRDLEMVPDSMLHSSSERPTFIDRLANSLTKRKRSTPQKFVGEKQMRFSLSDLPYDVNSGGYEKDVELVAHHGLEPGFGGSLAFVGAEHLRPLRLPPTNCISELTPVISSVYTQMQPLPGRLELPGSREAGEGPEDLADGGPLLYRARGPLTDPGASPSNGCQDSTDTESNHEDRVGGVVSLPQGPPPQPPPAVVVGRPSPAYAKEDPKPQEGLLRGTPGPSKEVLRVVGESGEPVKAFKCEHCRILFLDHVMFTIHMGCHGFRDPFECNICGYHSQDRYEFSSHIVRGEHKVG
- the IKZF4 gene encoding zinc finger protein Eos isoform X1, translated to MLAAIIMITIIIIRFRDNSSCPSCRSRIQCRGLRRVTVGKNVCPELPPSQGPHFPLHPGPPSPSPASCGRQAVMLFPSGLDEGSGDSSLEKEFLGAPVGPSVSTPNSQHSSPSRSLSANSIKVEMYSDEESSRLLGPDERLLEKDDSVIVEDSLSEPLGYCDGSGPEPHSPGGIRLPNGKLKCDVCGMVCIGPNVLMVHKRSHTGERPFHCNQCGASFTQKGNLLRHIKLHSGEKPFKCPFCNYACRRRDALTGHLRTHSVSSPTVGKPYKCNYCGRSYKQQSTLEEHKERCHNYLQSLSTEAQALAGQSGDEIRDLEMVPDSMLHSSSERPTFIDRLANSLTKRKRSTPQKFVGEKQMRFSLSDLPYDVNSGGYEKDVELVAHHGLEPGFGGSLAFVGAEHLRPLRLPPTNCISELTPVISSVYTQMQPLPGRLELPGSREAGEGPEDLADGGPLLYRARGPLTDPGASPSNGCQDSTDTESNHEDRVGGVVSLPQGPPPQPPPAVVVGRPSPAYAKEDPKPQEGLLRGTPGPSKEVLRVVGESGEPVKAFKCEHCRILFLDHVMFTIHMGCHGFRDPFECNICGYHSQDRYEFSSHIVRGEHKVG
- the IKZF4 gene encoding zinc finger protein Eos isoform X4, which encodes MYSDEESSRLLGPDERLLEKDDSVIVEDSLSEPLGYCDGSGPEPHSPGGIRLPNGKLKCDVCGMVCIGPNVLMVHKRSHTGERPFHCNQCGASFTQKGNLLRHIKLHSGEKPFKCPFCNYACRRRDALTGHLRTHSVSSPTVGKPYKCNYCGRSYKQQSTLEEHKERCHNYLQSLSTEAQALAGQSGDEIRDLEMVPDSMLHSSSERPTFIDRLANSLTKRKRSTPQKFVGEKQMRFSLSDLPYDVNSGGYEKDVELVAHHGLEPGFGGSLAFVGAEHLRPLRLPPTNCISELTPVISSVYTQMQPLPGRLELPGSREAGEGPEDLADGGPLLYRARGPLTDPGASPSNGCQDSTDTESNHEDRVGGVVSLPQGPPPQPPPAVVVGRPSPAYAKEDPKPQEGLLRGTPGPSKEVLRVVGESGEPVKAFKCEHCRILFLDHVMFTIHMGCHGFRDPFECNICGYHSQDRYEFSSHIVRGEHKVG